One genomic segment of Methanosarcinales archaeon includes these proteins:
- a CDS encoding Lrp/AsnC family transcriptional regulator, with translation MDKKDAEIIKITQDGIPLISRPFKEVAENLGISENEVIRRLGDLQRQGIIRRFGASIGHRAIGITANAMCTWNVPNDQVEEVGAIMAGFSEVTHCYERPRREEWPYNLFTMVHAYTREECRKVAEQISRATGIDNYSILFSEKEFKKTGVRL, from the coding sequence ATGGATAAGAAAGATGCGGAAATAATTAAGATCACCCAGGACGGCATTCCCCTCATTTCAAGACCGTTCAAAGAAGTTGCCGAAAATCTTGGGATTTCAGAAAATGAAGTAATCAGGAGGTTGGGTGATTTGCAGCGTCAAGGTATCATTCGACGGTTCGGGGCATCTATTGGCCACAGGGCGATAGGTATTACTGCGAACGCCATGTGCACTTGGAATGTGCCAAATGATCAGGTGGAAGAAGTAGGGGCGATCATGGCTGGATTTTCTGAAGTAACCCATTGCTACGAAAGACCCAGAAGAGAGGAATGGCCATATAATCTTTTTACCATGGTCCATGCCTATACTCGTGAGGAATGCAGGAAAGTGGCTGAACAAATATCCAGAGCTACAGGGATAGATAATTACAGTATTCTTTTTAGTGAAAAAGAATTTAAAAAGACGGGTGTCAGGCTTTGA
- a CDS encoding bifunctional precorrin-2 dehydrogenase/sirohydrochlorin ferrochelatase, with amino-acid sequence MVEMKNRKVVIFGGGQVGERKASLFSRYAPTTVISRSFTPGLYELEKQGVNLINTTVTLSDEVILGHIKDVFLVIPTTSDQELNRRIAELAHQSSSLVNSVDGLEDIAVPSIIEKGDITIAISTKGASPALSKYMRQKIEEIIRPEFEDMARILKDIRPKLIQQVPKQEDRSRILWTILEDSDVWEALPESYDKALKIALNHLINGNN; translated from the coding sequence ATGGTTGAAATGAAAAACAGGAAGGTGGTAATATTTGGTGGAGGACAGGTGGGTGAAAGAAAAGCTAGCCTCTTCTCCAGATATGCTCCCACAACTGTCATAAGCCGCAGTTTTACTCCAGGTCTTTATGAGTTGGAAAAACAGGGGGTCAATCTAATAAACACAACCGTCACCTTGTCTGATGAGGTGATATTGGGACATATCAAGGATGTTTTTTTGGTAATACCAACGACCTCTGATCAGGAACTTAATAGAAGGATAGCTGAATTGGCACATCAGAGCAGTTCTCTGGTAAACTCTGTGGATGGACTGGAAGATATTGCAGTGCCTTCTATAATTGAGAAAGGGGACATCACCATAGCCATTTCCACTAAAGGAGCCAGCCCTGCCCTCTCTAAATATATGAGACAAAAGATCGAGGAAATAATACGGCCGGAATTTGAAGATATGGCAAGGATCTTGAAAGATATTAGACCGAAATTAATTCAACAGGTTCCTAAACAGGAAGACCGCTCCAGGATATTGTGGACCATTTTAGAAGATAGCGATGTTTGGGAGGCATTACCAGAATCCTATGATAAGGCACTGAAAATCGCCCTAAATCATTTAATAAATGGAAATAATTAA